The following are encoded together in the Pseudoalteromonas ruthenica genome:
- the ilvA gene encoding threonine ammonia-lyase, biosynthetic, which translates to MAASELDYFRAIIQANMEPLVKFTEVSELTALEQKLGCKVWLKREDQQPVYSFKLRGAYNKLRQLEKGSKVITASAGNHAQGVALSATELGHQAIIVMPLTTPQIKVNAVRGFGGEVILHGHHFDAAKAHALKLAEQLQAVFVPPFDDPDVIIGQGTIARELMQQLPQLDAVFVPVGGGGLLAGMAVYIKSLRPDIRIIAVEAEESACLQAAMAAGKPVELERVGSFADGVAVKTIGSETFRLAQQFCDEVVTVSGDEICAAVQDIFVSTRAVAEPSGALSLAGLKKWATTQAQQGANLAAVLSGANLNFDRLRHIAERTALGEKNEALLAVTIKEEKGSFKRFCQCLGGRAITEFNYRYAGPGEAQIFVGIGLRQGVSELEELLGELEHQGYHYVDMSDNELAKLHVRYMVGGKPTQQLQERVLRFEFPEYPGALARFLDTLGSKWNISLFHYRNHGAALGNVLAAFEVPGQDYNAFDEHLKRLGYGFVEETGNSCYQQFLAHNGCEEEGKIAQQAGI; encoded by the coding sequence ATGGCCGCCTCCGAGCTTGACTATTTTCGCGCTATTATCCAAGCCAATATGGAGCCTTTGGTTAAGTTCACAGAGGTCAGTGAACTGACTGCGTTAGAGCAAAAACTAGGGTGCAAGGTGTGGCTTAAGCGTGAGGACCAACAACCCGTTTACTCCTTTAAGTTGCGGGGCGCTTATAACAAGTTAAGGCAACTGGAAAAAGGCAGCAAGGTGATCACCGCCTCAGCCGGTAATCACGCACAAGGAGTGGCGTTAAGTGCCACCGAGTTAGGGCATCAAGCCATTATCGTGATGCCCCTTACCACGCCGCAGATCAAGGTCAATGCAGTACGTGGCTTCGGCGGTGAGGTGATTTTACACGGCCATCACTTTGATGCTGCAAAAGCCCATGCCTTAAAACTGGCCGAGCAACTGCAGGCGGTGTTTGTGCCGCCATTCGATGATCCCGATGTGATCATTGGCCAAGGCACGATTGCGCGCGAGCTAATGCAACAACTACCGCAATTGGATGCGGTGTTTGTCCCGGTTGGCGGCGGCGGTTTGTTAGCCGGTATGGCGGTGTATATTAAATCGCTGCGCCCAGATATCCGCATCATTGCTGTGGAGGCCGAGGAAAGCGCGTGTTTGCAAGCGGCTATGGCCGCTGGAAAACCTGTAGAGTTGGAGCGGGTGGGCAGTTTTGCCGATGGCGTTGCGGTGAAGACCATCGGCAGTGAAACCTTTCGTCTGGCACAGCAGTTTTGCGACGAAGTCGTGACCGTCAGTGGTGATGAAATTTGTGCTGCGGTACAAGATATTTTTGTCAGCACGCGGGCTGTAGCGGAGCCCTCTGGCGCGCTGTCTTTGGCAGGGCTAAAAAAATGGGCGACAACACAGGCTCAGCAAGGAGCTAATTTAGCGGCGGTGCTCTCCGGGGCGAACTTAAATTTTGACCGTCTTCGTCACATCGCCGAGAGAACGGCGCTCGGTGAGAAGAACGAGGCGTTATTGGCGGTGACCATTAAAGAAGAGAAAGGCAGCTTTAAGCGCTTTTGCCAATGTTTAGGCGGGCGTGCGATCACTGAGTTTAATTACCGTTATGCCGGCCCGGGTGAAGCACAAATCTTTGTCGGTATCGGGTTGCGTCAAGGTGTTAGTGAGCTTGAAGAACTACTCGGTGAGCTTGAACATCAGGGCTATCACTATGTTGATATGTCCGACAACGAGCTTGCTAAATTACATGTGCGTTATATGGTTGGCGGCAAGCCAACACAGCAGCTACAAGAGCGGGTACTGCGTTTTGAATTTCCCGAATACCCTGGTGCGCTAGCGCGGTTTCTCGATACTTTGGGGAGCAAATGGAATATTAGCTTATTCCACTATCGTAATCATGGGGCTGCGCTGGGTAATGTGTTGGCGGCATTTGAAGTACCTGGGCAAGATTATAATGCCTTTGATGAGCACTTGAAACGCCTTGGATATGGGTTTGTAGAAGAAACAGGTAATTCGTGTTATCAGCAGTTTCTCGCACACAACGGCTGCGAAGAGGAGGGTAAAATTGCCCAACAAGCTGGTATTTAA
- the rep gene encoding DNA helicase Rep gives MKLNPQQNEAVKYISGPCLVLAGAGSGKTRVITNKIAYLVQQCEYRARNIAAVTFTNKAAKEMRERVAQTLGKQEAKGLWVSTFHTLGLEIIKKELKTLGFKAGFSLFDDQDTNQLLNELTADELDGDKDLLKLLKMQISDWKNELILPQQAIAAAREQQKALFAQLYARYQTQLRAYNALDFDDLIMIPTLLLNSHAEVRERWQNRFRYMLVDEYQDTNTSQYQLVKLLVGQRARFTVVGDDDQSIYSWRGAKPQNLVQLSKDYPHLRLIKLEQNYRSAGRILKAANILIANNPHVFDKKLFSELGFGDQIKVIGTRDEEHEAERVVAEIISHKFTKRTSYRDYAILYRGNHQARVFEKALMSNRIPYKISGGMSFFARAEIKDMMAYLRLLVNQDDDNAFLRIVNTPKREIGPMTLEKLGSLANDKHISLFAACFEPELAQRLQGRGFNALMGFARWVVELADNCQRSDTLEAVKDLVRQINYEAYLYETSTSAKAAEMRMKNVSELYRWITDMLTGDADNPALTLPEVVMKLTLRDMMERNEEEDDGDAVQLLTLHASKGLEYPYVFMVGMEEGLLPHQTSIDEDNVEEERRLAYVGITRAQQELVMTYAKSRRQFGETITPEISRFVEELPQQDLAFEARKAPQNQQQRMEQGQARVANLRAMLKKE, from the coding sequence ATGAAGCTCAACCCTCAACAAAACGAAGCAGTGAAATACATTAGCGGGCCTTGTCTCGTCCTCGCTGGTGCGGGCTCTGGTAAAACCCGCGTGATCACTAATAAGATAGCTTATTTGGTTCAGCAGTGTGAGTACCGGGCCCGTAACATCGCGGCGGTTACCTTCACCAACAAGGCTGCCAAGGAAATGCGTGAGCGCGTTGCGCAAACTTTAGGTAAGCAAGAGGCCAAAGGGTTGTGGGTATCCACCTTTCATACCCTCGGCTTAGAGATAATTAAAAAAGAGTTGAAAACCTTAGGTTTCAAAGCCGGCTTTTCACTCTTTGACGACCAAGATACGAATCAGCTTCTCAACGAGCTGACCGCAGACGAGCTCGATGGTGACAAAGACTTACTTAAGTTGTTGAAAATGCAAATCAGCGACTGGAAAAACGAGCTGATCTTGCCACAACAGGCAATTGCGGCTGCTCGAGAGCAGCAAAAAGCCCTTTTTGCACAACTTTATGCCCGCTATCAAACCCAGTTGCGTGCTTACAATGCGCTCGACTTTGACGATCTGATTATGATCCCGACGTTATTGCTTAATAGTCATGCCGAGGTACGTGAGCGTTGGCAAAATCGCTTTCGTTATATGCTGGTGGATGAATATCAAGATACCAATACCAGCCAATACCAATTGGTTAAGCTATTGGTCGGGCAGCGGGCGCGCTTTACTGTCGTAGGTGATGATGATCAATCTATTTATTCGTGGCGCGGGGCAAAGCCACAAAACCTCGTACAATTGAGTAAAGACTACCCGCATCTGCGTCTTATCAAACTAGAGCAAAATTACCGTAGTGCTGGACGCATTCTTAAAGCGGCTAATATTCTCATTGCCAATAATCCGCATGTTTTTGATAAAAAACTGTTTAGTGAGCTGGGCTTTGGTGATCAGATTAAAGTCATTGGTACTCGCGATGAGGAGCACGAAGCCGAACGTGTGGTAGCAGAGATTATTTCTCATAAGTTTACCAAGCGCACAAGCTACCGTGACTACGCTATTCTATATCGCGGTAATCACCAAGCGCGGGTGTTTGAAAAGGCGCTGATGAGTAACCGTATACCCTATAAAATCAGTGGTGGAATGTCCTTCTTTGCGCGTGCTGAGATCAAGGACATGATGGCTTACCTGCGATTGCTGGTAAACCAAGATGACGATAATGCGTTTTTACGCATCGTAAACACTCCCAAGCGTGAAATTGGCCCTATGACCTTGGAGAAGCTGGGTTCGTTGGCGAATGACAAGCACATTAGCTTATTTGCCGCATGTTTTGAGCCCGAGCTTGCACAGCGTTTACAAGGGCGAGGTTTTAACGCGTTAATGGGGTTTGCTCGGTGGGTCGTGGAGTTAGCCGATAACTGCCAACGTAGTGACACCCTTGAGGCGGTGAAAGATTTAGTGCGACAAATTAATTATGAAGCCTATTTATATGAGACTTCGACTAGCGCTAAAGCCGCTGAGATGCGCATGAAGAATGTCTCTGAGTTATATCGTTGGATCACCGACATGCTCACTGGTGATGCTGACAATCCAGCCCTCACCCTACCAGAGGTAGTGATGAAGCTCACCCTGCGCGATATGATGGAGCGTAATGAAGAGGAAGATGACGGTGATGCGGTGCAACTACTGACACTGCATGCCTCTAAGGGCTTGGAGTACCCTTATGTATTTATGGTCGGTATGGAAGAGGGACTCTTGCCACACCAGACCAGTATTGACGAGGACAATGTTGAAGAGGAGCGTCGCTTGGCCTATGTGGGGATCACCCGAGCGCAACAAGAGTTAGTGATGACGTATGCCAAAAGCCGTCGTCAATTTGGTGAAACCATAACCCCAGAAATTAGCCGTTTTGTGGAGGAACTCCCGCAGCAAGATCTGGCTTTCGAAGCACGAAAAGCACCACAAAATCAGCAACAACGCATGGAGCAAGGGCAGGCCCGAGTGGCTAATTTAAGGGCCATGCTTAAGAAGGAATAG
- a CDS encoding c-type cytochrome, producing MKKLSAALLLLSTAVYAQPYDNSLTEEAIKKRLQPVGDVYLAGETAAADAAPSGPRSGEQVYQAACFACHGSGALGAPKTAADWEPRLAKGMDTLLDHAINGFNAMPPRGTCMDCSDEEIQAAIDFMVKQ from the coding sequence ATGAAGAAACTATCAGCTGCACTGTTACTGTTATCCACTGCTGTTTACGCGCAACCTTACGACAACTCACTCACCGAGGAAGCTATCAAAAAGCGCCTGCAACCTGTTGGTGATGTTTACCTTGCCGGTGAAACTGCTGCTGCCGATGCGGCGCCAAGCGGCCCTCGCAGTGGTGAACAAGTATATCAAGCGGCCTGTTTCGCATGTCATGGTTCAGGTGCACTCGGCGCTCCAAAAACAGCAGCTGACTGGGAACCTCGCCTAGCAAAAGGCATGGATACATTGCTTGATCACGCGATCAATGGTTTCAATGCAATGCCTCCGCGCGGTACTTGTATGGATTGTTCGGATGAGGAAATCCAAGCTGCTATCGACTTTATGGTTAAGCAGTAA
- the can gene encoding carbonate dehydratase, with protein MKNLGHLFESNRQWAERTTDHDPEFFQKLSQQQSPKYLWIGCSDSRVPANQIVDLMPGELFVHRNVANVVVHTDHNCLSVMQYAVEVLKVQHIMVVGHYGCGGVKAVLDEAKLGLIDNWLRHVDDVKAQHLSLLNSAPEAQRLARLIELNVIEQVRNVCRTNIVQDAWAREQPLTVHGWVYGLENGRLHDLDAVVRCHQELHSSYKEALHNVALRVRANAQ; from the coding sequence ATGAAGAATCTAGGTCACCTTTTTGAAAGTAATAGGCAATGGGCTGAACGAACTACGGACCATGACCCGGAATTTTTTCAAAAGTTATCGCAGCAGCAAAGCCCTAAATATTTGTGGATTGGTTGTTCAGATTCTCGCGTCCCTGCAAACCAAATAGTAGACCTTATGCCCGGCGAGTTATTTGTTCATCGCAACGTCGCCAATGTTGTGGTGCACACTGATCATAACTGTTTGTCGGTGATGCAATATGCAGTAGAAGTTTTGAAAGTTCAGCATATTATGGTGGTGGGTCATTATGGCTGTGGCGGCGTTAAGGCAGTGCTCGATGAGGCCAAGCTGGGACTGATTGATAATTGGTTACGCCATGTTGATGACGTTAAAGCACAGCATTTATCACTGTTAAATAGCGCACCCGAGGCTCAGCGTCTGGCTCGATTAATTGAGCTTAATGTGATTGAACAAGTACGTAATGTTTGCCGTACCAACATAGTACAAGATGCATGGGCTAGAGAGCAGCCGTTGACGGTGCATGGTTGGGTGTATGGGCTTGAAAACGGCCGTTTACATGACCTCGATGCCGTGGTTCGCTGTCATCAAGAGCTACACAGCAGCTACAAAGAGGCGCTGCACAACGTTGCATTGCGCGTGAGAGCTAATGCGCAATAA
- a CDS encoding sensor domain-containing diguanylate cyclase — translation MARSVDEWSPQEFNKLQKKNKRLKALLQKYKQQHHLQHALILLSEQASTIPELCSFYPAIQRLLADYVPSKNFYVVLRNPDTGLLELSYFVDQKDGIQTPLVTDQHFEQGVTGYVFRSRATAYFTRETMTAAQQQGKFKILGAQAEHWLGVPIYQDTDVIGVMVSQSYDAKQGYSQEQIELFEVIALYLATAIERVKKRELLESQVKQRTQALTLSNQALNDEISQRKKALERQQTLFQISELASQSINIDDVYYHVHQIMKSITYAENLYIALYDKDNNWLTFPYAVDECSEDFGPRPFAKGFSELVLTSKQCQLIDRARSEQLIAEGIIERQGKLDPSCRCTSWLGAPLKTAQGVIGLIVCQAYNNKYDFVQEDVELIAYVSNQIANVLQNHLSQQALRQSHQELELRVAEKTRELRQANLHLQLQIDERRKIEQQLYHDAHHDSLTGLPNRSLFLSQLERTLGQYQRFPEKDFAVLFIDLDKFKDINDKLGHQCGDQFLIEVADKLKQCIRDHDLIARLGGDEFVILLTQLNERQQAEDVAKRIIAVMQQPFCNQGICIQSGASIGITYSKRDYSHTDEIIRDADAAMYYAKQTGKGRFEFYHPLLGYGNDQQEPHQRHHLMDLHTHFRASDIVNFDQQQPHAQLLDAYGEHPVLGSTSFEQLKRFASDNYELAKVELKLLKYGFNQHQSDIMSLLNCSSLLLDDKHFEGLSHWVGQLTNKDKLCLLFSEAELRFCSANQMKNLDKLYQQGLHIGLNEFGKDRCELSLLTQLPYFCVLLNATFSRRVLQDPRYDHMLQGVLAVTQLNDCMVIAKGPCILNYRSLLEHHGVHHFIGQQHAIAEQQPLHAIPS, via the coding sequence ATGGCACGTTCAGTGGATGAGTGGTCCCCGCAGGAGTTCAATAAGCTCCAGAAAAAGAATAAACGCCTGAAGGCGTTGCTGCAAAAATACAAGCAGCAACACCACCTCCAACATGCCCTTATTTTACTGTCAGAACAAGCCAGTACCATTCCTGAGCTGTGCTCTTTCTACCCTGCAATTCAACGTCTGCTAGCCGATTACGTACCGAGTAAAAATTTTTATGTGGTCCTGCGTAACCCAGATACAGGACTACTTGAGCTCTCCTACTTCGTTGATCAGAAAGACGGAATACAAACCCCCTTAGTCACCGATCAGCATTTTGAGCAAGGTGTGACTGGCTACGTATTTCGTTCACGGGCAACCGCCTATTTCACTCGTGAAACCATGACCGCAGCGCAGCAACAAGGCAAGTTCAAAATTTTAGGGGCGCAAGCCGAACATTGGCTTGGTGTGCCTATTTATCAAGATACTGATGTGATTGGTGTCATGGTGTCGCAAAGCTATGATGCTAAACAAGGCTATAGCCAAGAGCAAATTGAGCTATTTGAGGTCATCGCGCTGTACCTAGCAACGGCCATTGAGCGGGTAAAAAAGCGCGAATTACTTGAAAGCCAAGTAAAGCAACGTACTCAAGCATTAACGCTTAGCAACCAAGCGCTTAATGACGAAATTAGCCAACGTAAAAAAGCTTTAGAACGACAGCAAACGTTATTCCAAATATCGGAACTGGCGAGCCAGTCGATCAATATTGATGATGTCTACTACCATGTTCACCAGATCATGAAGTCCATCACCTATGCGGAAAACCTTTATATTGCGCTGTATGATAAAGACAATAATTGGCTTACCTTCCCTTACGCCGTCGATGAGTGCAGCGAAGACTTTGGTCCGCGACCCTTTGCAAAAGGCTTTAGTGAGTTAGTACTAACATCTAAGCAGTGCCAATTAATAGATAGGGCTCGCAGCGAGCAGTTGATTGCCGAGGGCATCATTGAGCGCCAAGGTAAATTAGACCCGAGCTGTCGCTGTACTAGCTGGCTAGGAGCTCCCCTAAAAACAGCGCAAGGAGTGATTGGACTCATTGTTTGCCAGGCATACAACAACAAGTATGACTTCGTGCAAGAGGATGTTGAGCTCATCGCTTACGTCTCCAACCAAATTGCCAACGTGCTGCAAAACCATTTATCGCAGCAAGCGCTGCGACAGAGTCACCAAGAATTAGAGTTACGTGTGGCTGAAAAAACGCGGGAGCTACGTCAAGCCAACTTACATTTACAACTACAAATTGACGAGCGCCGTAAAATAGAGCAACAGCTTTATCATGATGCCCATCATGACTCACTAACAGGGTTACCCAACCGCAGTTTGTTCTTATCTCAGCTTGAGCGCACATTGGGGCAATATCAGCGCTTTCCTGAAAAAGACTTTGCCGTATTGTTCATCGACCTGGATAAGTTTAAAGATATCAATGATAAGCTGGGTCATCAGTGTGGCGACCAATTCCTCATTGAAGTGGCGGATAAGCTTAAGCAATGTATTCGCGATCATGATTTGATCGCCCGCCTTGGTGGCGACGAATTTGTTATTCTGCTCACCCAACTCAACGAGCGTCAACAAGCCGAGGATGTTGCCAAGCGCATTATTGCAGTGATGCAGCAACCCTTCTGCAACCAAGGGATTTGTATTCAAAGCGGTGCCAGTATTGGCATTACTTACAGTAAACGCGACTACAGCCATACCGATGAAATCATTCGTGATGCCGATGCCGCCATGTATTATGCCAAACAAACTGGCAAAGGCCGCTTTGAGTTTTATCACCCGCTGCTAGGCTATGGCAACGATCAGCAAGAGCCACATCAACGTCATCATCTAATGGATTTACACACCCATTTTCGTGCTAGCGACATCGTAAACTTCGACCAGCAGCAACCTCACGCGCAATTACTTGATGCTTATGGCGAGCACCCAGTGCTCGGGAGTACCAGTTTTGAACAACTTAAGCGTTTTGCCAGTGATAATTACGAGCTCGCTAAGGTAGAGCTCAAACTGCTCAAATATGGCTTTAATCAACACCAGAGCGACATTATGAGTTTACTCAATTGCTCAAGTTTGTTGCTGGATGATAAACACTTTGAGGGGCTTAGTCATTGGGTCGGTCAACTGACGAATAAAGATAAACTCTGCCTGTTGTTCAGTGAAGCCGAGCTGCGCTTTTGTAGCGCTAACCAAATGAAAAATTTAGACAAGCTCTACCAGCAGGGATTGCATATTGGGCTCAATGAGTTTGGTAAAGATCGCTGCGAGTTAAGCTTACTGACCCAGCTGCCCTACTTCTGTGTATTACTCAATGCCACCTTTAGCCGTCGAGTATTACAGGACCCACGTTACGATCATATGCTGCAAGGCGTGTTGGCAGTCACACAACTAAATGACTGCATGGTGATCGCTAAAGGGCCCTGTATTCTTAATTATCGCTCGCTGCTTGAGCATCACGGTGTACACCACTTTATTGGTCAGCAACACGCCATTGCCGAGCAACAACCACTGCACGCTATTCCTTCTTAA
- the ubiK gene encoding ubiquinone biosynthesis accessory factor UbiK, with product MINPAKIEEIARQIGSNMPKGMRDMAENFESKTKQVLQNKLSEMDFVSREEFDIQSQVLVRTREKLTALEQKVALLEAQIQGNQENQDEG from the coding sequence ATGATAAACCCTGCAAAAATTGAAGAAATTGCTCGCCAGATTGGCAGTAACATGCCTAAAGGCATGCGCGATATGGCCGAAAACTTTGAAAGTAAGACTAAACAAGTACTGCAAAATAAACTCTCAGAGATGGACTTCGTGAGCCGCGAAGAGTTCGATATTCAAAGCCAAGTGCTAGTAAGAACACGTGAAAAGCTGACGGCGCTAGAGCAAAAAGTGGCGCTTTTAGAAGCGCAAATTCAGGGTAACCAAGAAAACCAAGACGAAGGTTAA
- a CDS encoding ABC transporter substrate-binding protein → MEKGPTEFIFAFWPFFSVMASPTKVTLQLKWRHQFQFAGYYVAKELGYYRDLGLEVDIVEAVGNDTDSVAKVLDNHAQFGISHSGLLKHRLQGQPVVAMAALMQSSPYCWLVKKHSPIFAPQDFDSKKISSLSASENAELITMLANEGIQPEVVDIGAQEPLAAWIEGRLDAIQVYITNEPYTLAQQGIDYRLVCPKQHGFNVYGDVLFTSQTFLDAQPEVVARFYQASMRGWRYALLNLQHSIALTKRHYAVDKSLQELAFEADQLKPLMMRTGSTLGAMSDARWRLIAELYALDDKPMQECFRGFMYQPIQQSGMRLSWMFILAIAIILVAVPTYVRLVVQARKSK, encoded by the coding sequence ATGGAAAAAGGGCCTACTGAGTTTATTTTTGCTTTTTGGCCCTTTTTTTCAGTAATGGCCAGCCCGACTAAAGTGACCTTACAGTTAAAATGGCGACATCAATTTCAATTTGCAGGTTATTATGTTGCCAAAGAGCTGGGTTATTACCGTGATCTGGGCTTAGAGGTCGACATTGTCGAGGCTGTTGGTAACGACACTGACAGCGTGGCCAAGGTGCTCGATAATCATGCTCAGTTTGGTATCAGTCACTCCGGTTTGCTTAAGCATCGTCTGCAGGGTCAGCCTGTAGTCGCAATGGCCGCACTGATGCAATCCTCCCCCTATTGCTGGCTAGTAAAGAAACACTCACCAATATTCGCTCCGCAAGATTTCGATAGTAAGAAAATCAGCTCGCTTAGCGCCAGTGAGAATGCTGAGCTTATCACTATGCTTGCCAATGAAGGCATACAGCCAGAGGTTGTTGATATTGGTGCTCAGGAGCCATTGGCTGCATGGATTGAAGGGCGCCTCGATGCCATTCAGGTGTACATTACCAACGAGCCCTATACCTTGGCGCAGCAAGGTATTGATTATCGTCTCGTATGCCCAAAGCAACATGGCTTCAATGTATATGGTGACGTGTTGTTTACATCACAGACCTTTCTTGATGCTCAGCCTGAAGTGGTAGCGCGTTTTTATCAAGCGAGCATGCGTGGTTGGCGTTACGCGTTACTCAACCTACAGCACAGTATTGCCCTCACTAAGCGTCATTATGCCGTTGATAAAAGCTTACAAGAGCTGGCTTTTGAAGCAGACCAACTCAAACCTTTGATGATGCGAACTGGCAGTACGCTAGGTGCAATGTCTGATGCGCGATGGCGACTGATTGCAGAGCTTTATGCACTGGATGATAAGCCTATGCAGGAGTGCTTTCGCGGTTTTATGTACCAGCCAATACAACAAAGTGGTATGCGCTTGTCGTGGATGTTCATTCTGGCTATTGCCATCATCTTAGTTGCCGTCCCGACTTATGTTCGACTCGTGGTGCAAGCGCGAAAATCTAAATAG
- the ilvD gene encoding dihydroxy-acid dehydratase: MAKLRSATTTEGRKRAGARALWRATGMNDSDFKKPIIAVVNSYTQFVPGHVHLNQLSELMAHTIRDAGGVPREFNTIAIDDGIAMGHGGMLYSLPSRDLIADSVEYMVNAHCADAMVCISNCDKITPGMMLAALRLNIPVIFVSGGPMEAGKTRLADIDIKLDLVDAMVKGADPSVSDEDSEQVERSACPTCGSCSGMFTANSMNCLLEALGLALPGNGTTLATHKDRMQLYVEAGQRIVDLCQRYYGQEDDSVLPRNIANQAAFMNSMTLDIAMGGSSNTVLHLLAAAQEAGVDFDMNDIDRLSRSTPFLCKVAPATQQYHIEDVHRAGGIMAILNELAKADKLDLSVGHVGGANLGEVIARYDASKEKNTAARTFYRAGPAGIRTTKAMSQDYRWQEMDLDREQGCIRSVEHAFRQDGGLAVLYGNLAPNGCIVKSAGVSDDMLVFKGTARVFESQDDAVEGILGGQVQKGDVVVIRYEGPKGGPGMQEMLYPTSYLKSMALDKDCALITDGRFSGGTSGFSVGHVSPEAASGGAIALVEDGDEVILDIPNRGINLSLSQQQLEARAQKQQQRGKDAYKPLNRNRPVTAALKAYALLATSADKGAVRDLEKLEELS, from the coding sequence ATGGCAAAACTGCGTAGCGCAACAACCACCGAAGGACGCAAAAGAGCAGGGGCTCGGGCGCTTTGGCGAGCGACCGGCATGAACGACAGCGATTTTAAAAAACCGATTATCGCGGTGGTTAATTCATACACTCAGTTCGTGCCGGGGCACGTGCATTTGAACCAGCTCAGCGAGCTAATGGCACACACCATTCGTGATGCCGGTGGGGTGCCACGTGAATTTAATACCATCGCCATTGATGACGGTATCGCCATGGGTCACGGCGGCATGCTGTATTCTCTGCCGTCACGAGACCTCATTGCCGATTCGGTGGAGTATATGGTTAATGCTCACTGTGCCGATGCCATGGTATGTATCTCTAACTGTGACAAAATCACCCCAGGGATGATGTTAGCCGCGTTGCGATTAAATATTCCGGTGATCTTCGTTTCTGGCGGGCCGATGGAGGCGGGCAAAACTCGCCTTGCGGATATCGACATTAAATTAGATTTGGTTGATGCCATGGTCAAAGGCGCCGACCCTAGTGTCAGCGATGAAGACTCAGAACAAGTAGAGCGCTCTGCGTGTCCAACCTGCGGCTCATGCTCGGGTATGTTTACCGCCAACTCGATGAATTGTTTATTGGAAGCCCTAGGCTTGGCTCTTCCAGGAAACGGCACCACCTTAGCAACGCATAAGGATCGGATGCAGCTTTATGTTGAAGCCGGTCAACGCATCGTTGATTTATGTCAGCGTTACTATGGCCAAGAAGACGATTCGGTGCTGCCGCGTAATATCGCCAATCAGGCTGCCTTTATGAACTCAATGACGTTGGATATCGCCATGGGCGGTTCATCCAATACGGTGTTGCATTTATTAGCCGCCGCCCAAGAGGCTGGGGTAGATTTCGATATGAATGACATTGATAGGCTCTCACGCAGCACCCCATTTTTATGTAAAGTCGCTCCTGCGACGCAGCAATACCATATTGAGGATGTGCATCGCGCTGGCGGGATTATGGCCATTCTCAACGAATTGGCGAAAGCGGATAAGCTGGATTTATCCGTTGGCCACGTCGGGGGGGCCAACCTTGGCGAGGTGATTGCTCGCTATGATGCCAGCAAAGAAAAGAACACGGCGGCGCGCACATTTTACCGTGCTGGTCCTGCTGGCATCCGCACTACCAAAGCCATGAGTCAGGATTACCGTTGGCAAGAGATGGACTTGGACCGCGAGCAGGGGTGTATTCGCAGTGTCGAACATGCCTTTCGCCAAGATGGTGGGCTGGCGGTGCTTTATGGCAACTTAGCTCCCAACGGCTGTATTGTGAAAAGCGCGGGGGTCAGTGATGACATGTTGGTGTTTAAAGGCACTGCTAGGGTGTTTGAATCACAAGACGATGCAGTCGAAGGCATTTTAGGCGGCCAAGTACAAAAAGGCGATGTGGTGGTGATCCGCTACGAGGGCCCCAAGGGCGGCCCGGGCATGCAGGAAATGCTGTACCCGACTAGTTATCTAAAATCCATGGCCTTAGACAAGGATTGTGCGCTTATTACCGATGGCCGCTTTTCCGGTGGTACGTCGGGCTTTTCTGTGGGTCATGTTTCTCCTGAGGCTGCCAGTGGCGGTGCGATTGCTCTAGTTGAAGATGGGGATGAAGTGATACTCGATATCCCCAACCGAGGTATCAATCTGAGTTTATCGCAGCAGCAGCTTGAGGCGCGGGCGCAAAAACAGCAGCAACGTGGCAAAGATGCATATAAGCCGCTCAACCGTAATCGTCCTGTAACAGCCGCGCTCAAGGCGTATGCGCTGCTGGCAACCAGTGCGGACAAAGGTGCTGTTCGCGACCTTGAAAAGCTTGAGGAGCTAAGCTGA